The proteins below come from a single Mercenaria mercenaria strain notata chromosome 3, MADL_Memer_1, whole genome shotgun sequence genomic window:
- the LOC123525744 gene encoding uncharacterized protein LOC123525744 yields MAEQVSPALEGGKDVITHCTCNVKNKNYSVSLTNGELTWHIAGNTEQKEIQTVRTVDILSVSLQSSTKQNSNNDSVCVSYVRQEKKYILKSCSVVFTAGDLQLIGNLHQQITDVIRNVGQKPKRLLVLINPVSGRSRGRTDYEQKVAPIFRDAGIDTDVIVTEKAHHCEEILSTYDIKSVNGLVLVGGDGLYHEAVNALMKKLASEQGLNVDDPDETLPSIDLPMGLMPCGTGNGIASDCYGNKDVTTAALSIAIGYQYPGNMMSVHSGNKLIAYSIVLAGYGLWGDLMYAAESRRGQGLWRYQIAIMQQMLMKPYRRVNLTIEYTSREIREKQNDREVNVQTKDEMDNTDIAGNMKETPDSTAQPDAVTSKNGFHSATVKENVIGALISLMTRSAAFTSTGEPALTSAGEPDVSQMMMCLNKSSRLMNLISFLFQMMTLNYNAIDRRDDITVLPGKQWTVKLEDPSQPETENWELEHIMSIDGEFFRLPKPEFQAKLLYDKIKLFSNMPYATKREMKKT; encoded by the exons TGTAATTACACATTGTACATGTAATGTTAAAAATAAGAATTATTCTGTCAGTCTGACAAACGGCGAACTAACATGGCACATTGCAGGCAACACTGAACAGAAAG aaatacagaCTGTCAGAACAGTGGACATACTTTCTGTGTCACTACAGAGCTCAACAAAACAGAACAGTAACAATGACAGTGTGTGTGTCTCCTATGTTAGACAGGAGAAAAAGTACATATTGAAATCATGTTCTGTTGTGTTCACAGCTGGTGATTTACAGTTAATCGGTAACCTTCATCAGCAAATCACCGATGTGATCAGAAACG TTGGACAGAAACCAAAGAGGTTGTTGGTGCTGATCAATCCAGTGAGTGGTAGAAGCAGGGGTAGAACTGACTATGAACAAAAGGTGGCACCCATCTTCCGGGATGCTGGGATAGACACGGATGTCATTG TCACAGAAAAAGCGCATCACTGTGAGGAAATATTGTCAACATATGATATAAAGTCAGTAAATGG GTTAGTTTTGGTTGGTGGGGACGGATTGTACCACGAGGCGGTGAATGCGTTAATGAAAAAACTGGCATCTGAACAAGGTCTTAATGTGGATGATCCTGATGAAACATTACCCAGTATTGATCTTCCTATGGGATTGATGCCATGTG GTACTGGCAATGGGATAGCAAGTGATTGTTATGGTAATAAAGATGTTACTACGGCAGCACTGTCAATCGCAATAG GCTATCAGTACCCGGGGAACATGATGAGTGTTCATAGTGGCAACAAGCTGATTGCTTACAGTATCGTGTTGGCAGGTTATGGGCTATGGGGTGACTTGATGTATGCAGCAGAATCTAGGAGAGGTCAAGGACTATGGAGATATCAAA TTGCAATAATGCAACAAATGCTGATGAAACCCTACCGCAGAGTAAATTTGACAATAGAGTATACAAGCCGAGAAATCCGAGAAAAACAAAATGATAGGGAAGTTAACGTACAAACAAAAGACGAAATGGACAACACAGATATTGCTGGTAATATGAAAGAAACTCCAGATAGCACTGCACAACCTGACGCTGTGACAAGTAAAAATGG TTTCCATTCAGCAAcagtaaaagaaaatgtaattggAGCATTAATTTCACTAATGACGCGGTCGGCAGCATTCACTTCTACCGGAGAGCCGGCATTGACTTCTGCCGGGGAACCGGATGTTTCACAGATGATGATGTGTTTGAACAAGTCATCCCGGCTCATGAACTTGATCAGCTTCCTTTTTCAGATGATGACACTCAACTACAATGCC ATTGATAGAAGAGATGATATAACAGTTCTGCCTGGTAAACAATGGACGGTAAAGTTAGAAGACCCAAGTCAGCCGGAAACAGAAAATTGGGAACTTGAACACATCATGAGTATTGATGGCGAGTTTTTTAGATTGCCTAAACCAGAATTTCAAGCAAA ATTGCTgtatgacaaaataaaattgttcagCAACATGCCGTATGCAACGAAAAGGGAGATGAAAAAGACATGA
- the LOC123524701 gene encoding deoxyribodipyrimidine photo-lyase-like, protein MDNTVDVDNILTDFKSGNLSADECFCMILSLIGYDAAKTHFLAHVETLRKEQPKLHNQLFNVYRGYFECLDECFNLPDKLDCSVENGFYATDSSENQDIGFDLDLEMALKLSLESAVDTPSYASKLMSSHTVNGVSDKCHEPERVRKMTFSFTDNMSCEKKAIATQSLDTDSSHTFESSQKSKKKKNRKKSRVDRPLSNAPLIYWFRRDLRLYDNPALEFAALSGAPVLPIFLWSDAEEGPTKAFANGGATKYWLHMALPTLNRDMIDRYNNPIIFRKSTDYLTDIVDIIKQSGAKTLVMNDVYEPYLKERDDKICKVLRNKGVKCERFHSYLLHQPGAIKTESLCMRGMGSVTHFMECCRQSDPEPLGVPVDPPNILPVGTDRPESVPVSELGLGRLPKRKDGTEIDWARVIRESWDFSENGAWEALQLFLNEGIRNYEKESSRGDKLNTCRISPYLHFGQISPRTVLNEGRYLKSPKFLRKLAWRDLSYWLLSVFPDLPYAPTRPQYQHQRWSDNKIHLKAWQKGNTGYPLVDASMRQLWLTGWMNNYMRHVVASFLISYLHITWVEGYLWFQDTLLDADVAINAMMWQNGGMSGLDQWNFVMHPVDAAMTCDPKGDYVRKWIPELARMPEEFIHKPWKCPPSILRRAGVELGVTYPHRIITNLEEAREQSLRDVVDVRQKFEGLIDPRTGNDLVQLPNGVLIPVITRKEFKYKTRNPESRDNPHSAVLRGYRSRKRDELVEYLNQRDFMASTMKECSMRHDRGLKASQSGSFY, encoded by the exons ATGGATAATACAGTGGATGTTGACAATATATTGACAGATTTTAAATCTGGAAATCTTTCTGCGGATGAATGTTTTTGTATGATACTATCTTTGATTGGATACGATGCAGCAAAAACTCATTTTCTGGCACATGTAGAAACGCTCAGGAAAGAACAGCCAAAATTGCATAACCAACTGTTTAATGTTTACAGAGGGTATTTTGAGTGTCTTGATGAGTGTTTTAACCTCCCGGACAAGTTGGATTGTTCGGTGGAAAATGGATTTTATGCAACAGACAGCAGTGAGAACCAGGATATTGGTTTCGACCTTGATCTCGAGATGGCACTGAAACTGTCCTTAGAGAGTGCAGTTGATACCCCATCATATGCAAGCAAGTTAATGTCTTCGCATACAGTTAATGGTGTCTCAGATAAATGTCATGAGCCCGAGAGAGTCaggaaaatgacattttcatttaCTGACAATATGAGCTGTGAGAAAAAAGCCATTGCCACACAATCTCTAGACACTGATTCATCACATACATTTGAGTCATCTcagaaaagtaagaaaaagaaaaacagaaagaaatcgAGAGTTGATAGGCCTTTGTCTAATGCACCTTTAATATACTGGTTTAGAAGAGATCTCAGACTGTATGATAATCCAGCTTTAGAGTTTGCAGCACTGTCAGGTGCCCCAGTTTTACCTATCTTTCTGTGGTCAGATGCTGAAGAAGGGCCAACAAAAGCATTTGCTAATGGTGGAGCTACAAAATATTGGCTACATATGGCATTACCCACTCTAAACAGAGATATGATTGATAGGTACAATAATCCAATCATCTTTAGAAAATCTACTGATTACTTGACTGATATAGTAGACATTATCAAACAATCTGGGGCAAAAACTTTGGTGATGAATGATGTTTATGAGCCATATTTGAAAGAAAGGGATGATAAGATATGCAAAGTTTTGAGAAATAAAGGAGTTAAATGTGAAAGATTCCATTCATACTTGTTGCACCAGCCAGGTGCAATAAAGACGGAGTCCCTGTGCATGAGAGGTATGGGGTCAGTTACACATTTTATGGAGTGCTGTAGACAGTCTGATCCAGAACCTTTAGGTGTACCAGTGGATCCACCTAATATCTTACCTGTTGGAACTGACAGACCTGAATCTGTTCCTGTGTCAGAGTTGGGGCTTGGAAGGTTGCCGAAGCGAAAAGATGGAACAGAG ATAGATTGGGCAAGAGTGATAAGGGAAAGCTGGGATTTTTCAGAAAACGGGGCATGGGAAGCTCTTCAGCTGTTCCTGAATGAAG GAATACGTAATTATGAGAAAGAGTCTTCAAGGGGTGACAAATTGAACACTTGTCGAATTTCACCATACCTGCACTTTGGTCAGATCAGTCCTAGAACTGTGTTGAATGAAGGTCGTTACTTGAAATCACCAAAGTTTTTGCGGAAGTTGGCTTGGCGGGATCTTTCATATTGGTTGTTATCTGTGTTTCCAGACCTCCCTTATGCACCAACAAGACCCCAATACCAG CATCAGAGATGGAGTGACAACAAGATCCATTTGAAGGCATGGCAGAAAGGAAATACTGGCTACCCATTGGTTGATGCTTCAATGAGGCAGTTATGGTTGACTGGTTGGATGAATAATTACATGAGACATGTTGTTGCCTCATTTTTGATATCCTACCTTCATATTACCTGGGTTGAAGGATATCTCTGGTTTCAG GATACCCTGCTAGATGCAGATGTTGCTATAAATGCTATGATGTGGCAGAATGGCGGTATGAGTGGCCTTGACCAGTGGAACTTTGTCATGCACCCTGTCGATGCAGCTATGACCTGTGACCCCAAGGGAGATTATGTCAGGAAATGGATTCCAGAACTAGCTAGAATGCCAGAAGAATTCATACATAAACCATGGAAGTGTCCACCTTCAATCTTACGCAGAGCTGGAGTCGAGTTAG GCGTTACCTACCCCCACAGGATTATTACAAATCTTGAGGAAGCAAGGGAGCAGTCATTGAGAGATGTAGTTGATGTCCGTCAGAAATTTGAAGGACTTATTGACCCGAGAACAGGAAATGACCTTGTGCAGCTCCCTAATGGGGTTCTCATTCCTGTCATTACAAGAAAGGAGTTCAAATATAAAACCAGGAATCCTGAATCTAGAGATAATCCACACAGTGCCGTTCTTAGAGGGTACCGGAGCAGAAAACGAGATGAACTCGTTGAATATTTGAATCAAAGAGATTTCATGGCAAGTACTATGAAAGAATGTTCTATGAGACATGATCGCGGATTGAAAGCCTCACAGTCCGGATCGTTTTATTGA